In Mercurialis annua linkage group LG6, ddMerAnnu1.2, whole genome shotgun sequence, the following are encoded in one genomic region:
- the LOC126654000 gene encoding blue copper protein-like, whose translation MTVTKFLLQLSIAALMIAATASQRTSPTVYTNHTVGDDSGWFFNSTTNSTAANYSSWAASQIFNLGDFLIFNTNTNQTVIQTYNVTTFMNCTMDEALDNDTIQYDGGNAAFGVALTISVPLTIEGPNYFFSDGDDGNQCLNGMAFEIKVNRGLGLPPSLNQPPPPPYMEPPGPDSAQSPPIPIHGGSESPGNLGVKDGVNVHGVACVLLFVIAGFTLF comes from the exons ATGACAGTAACTAAATTCCTTCTACAACTAAGCATCGCCGCTCTCATGATCGCCGCAACCGCATCGCAGAGAACCTCTCCAACCGTCTACACCAATCACACCGTCGGCGATGACTCCGGCTGGTTTTTCAACTCCACCACTAACTCAACCGCCGCTAACTATTCCTCTTGGGCTGCTTCTCAAATATTCAATTTAGGAGACTTCTTGA TTTTTAATACGAACACGAATCAGACGGTGATCCAGACATATAACGTGACTACATTCATGAACTGTACAATGGATGAAGCATTGGATAATGATACGATTCAATACGACGGTGGAAACGCGGCGTTTGGTGTTGCGTTGACCATTTCTGTACCGTTGACTATTGAAGGTCCTAACTATTTTTTCTCTGACGGTGATGACGGTAATCAATGCCTGAACGGTATGGCATTCGAGATCAAAGTCAATCGCGGCCTTGGCTTGCCTCCCAGCCTAAAtcaaccgccgccgccgccgtaCATGGAGCCTCCAGGTCCTGATTCAGCTCAATCGCCGCCGATTCCTATCCACGGAGGATCGGAATCGCCGGGGAATCTTGGGGTTAAGGATGGCGTTAATGTTCACGGCGTTGCGTGTGTTCTTCTGTTTGTCATAGCTGGTTTTACTCTGTTTTAA
- the LOC126653999 gene encoding cytochrome P450 76T24-like, whose translation MDYYLNLLFLFTVWICIHVLTFSRKSLPPGPRPLPIIGNLIQLGSTNPHIVLTNLSKKFGPLMTLKLGFKTTVVISSPNLAKEVLQTHDHVLSSRTVPDAVRIYDHDKVSMVWQPASVHWRSLRKVSALHIFSPQKLDASQDLRCKKMQELLCYVQESCEKNEAVDIGQAVFTTLLNLLSNTFFSMDLASYSSSMSREFNDVVIAVLNEAGRLNIADYFPMLRFLDPHGVRRRMKVYFDRLLEIFDGIINERIQRRASDSNTSSDVLDSLLILAGESNSGLSLFDLKHLLLDIFTAGTDTTTRTLEWSMAELLHNPEKLAKLKNELKEVEGIVQESDFSKFPYLQATIKETLRLHPPGPFLVPHKAECEVEICGFKIPKNAQILVNVWATGRDENIWKNANMFEPERFLDSKIDFKGRDFELIPFGAGRRICPGLPLAYRTLHLILASLIQSFDWKLADGVTPKNMNMSESFGLALHKAEPLRVVPYHLH comes from the exons ATGGATTATTATCTGAATCTGTTATTTCTTTTCACTGTATGGATATGCATCCATGTCCTCACATTCAGCCGGAAATCACTTCCGCCAGGTCCCCGCCCTTTACCTATCATCGGAAACCTAATCCAGCTCGGCAGTACTAACCCCCACATAGTTCTCACtaatctctcaaaaaaattCGGACCTCTAATGACCCTCAAGCTAGGTTTCAAAACCACTGTTGTCATATCCTCTCCAAATCTAGCCAAAGAAGTTTTACAAACACATGACCACGTCTTATCGAGCAGAACTGTTCCAGACGCAGTTCGTATATATGACCACGACAAGGTCTCAATGGTGTGGCAGCCAGCTTCGGTTCATTGGAGAAGCCTTAGAAAAGTGAGCGCCTTACATATATTCTCGCCGCAAAAGCTTGACGCTAGTCAAGATCTTCGTTGTAAAAAAATGCAGGAGTTACTATGTTACGTGCAAGAAAGCTGCGAGAAAAATGAAGCCGTTGATATCGGTCAAGCAGTGTTCACTACTCTGCTTAATCTCTTATCAAATACGTTCTTTTCAATGGATTTAGCTAGCTATAGTTCTTCGATGTCTCGCGAGTTCAACGACGTCGTAATAGCTGTCTTGAATGAAGCTGGAAGGCTCAATATTGCTGATTATTTTCCCATGCTACGGTTTTTGGATCCACATGGTGTACGTCGAAGGATGAAGGTTTATTTTGATAGATTATTAGAAATCTTTGATGGAATTATCAACGAGCGGATACAACGACGGGCTTCGGATTCTAATACTAGCAGTGATGTACTTGATTCACTGCTCATTCTTGCCGGAGAAAGCAATTCTGGTTTGTCCCTTTTTGATCTAAAGCATCTGCTTCTG GACATTTTTACTGCCGGCACCGATACGACAACAAGAACACTAGAGTGGTCAATGGCAGAGTTGCTTCACAATCCAGAAAAATTAGCAAAACTCAAAAATGAGCTTAAAGAAGTGGAAGGCATAGTTCAAGAATCCGACTTTTCCAAATTCCCTTATCTACAAGCAACAATTAAAGAAACCCTACGACTGCACCCACCAGGCCCATTCCTAGTGCCACATAAAGCTGAATGTGAAGTAGAGATTTGTGGCTTCAAGATACCAAAGAATGCTCAGATATTAGTAAATGTGTGGGCTACAGGAAGAGATGAAAACATTTGGAAGAATGCAAATATGTTTGAACCAGAAAGATTTTTGGATAGCAAGATTGATTTTAAGGGGAGAGATTTTGAGCTGATTCCATTTGGAGCTGGGAGAAGAATATGCCCTGGATTGCCTTTGGCATATAGAACGTTGCACCTAATATTGGCTTCTCTTATTCAGTCGTTTGATTGGAAGCTAGCCGACGGTGTTACGCCAAAAAATATGAACATGAGCGAGAGTTTTGGTCTGGCGTTGCATAAGGCCGAGCCTCTTCGAGTTGTACCTTATCACTTGCATTAG
- the LOC126688250 gene encoding geraniol 8-hydroxylase-like yields MLNLLSNTLFSMDLASYSSSTSQELNDVVVAILNDAGRPNLADYFPIFKFLDPHGVRRRMKANFDRLLEIFDGIIDKRMQQSYSSSNTSGDVLDSLLILAGERDSGLTIFDIKHMLMDYFIAGTDTSTRTLEWSMAELLHNPEKLAKLKNELKEAEGTLQESDFSKFPYLQATIKETLRLHPPAPFLIPRKAESEAEICGFKIPKNAQILVNVWAMGRDENIWKNANKFEPERFLDSKIDVKGKDFELIPFGGGRRICPGLSLAYRMLHLMLASLIHSFDWKLADGVTPKDMNMSEGFGLTLHKTEPLRAVPYH; encoded by the exons ATGCTTAATCTTTTATCAAATACGTTATTTTCAATGGATTTAGCTAGCTATAGTTCTTCGACGTCTCAAGAGTTGAACGACGTCGTAGTAGCTATCTTGAATGATGCTGGAAGGCCTAATCTTGCAGACTATTTTCCCATCTTTAAGTTTTTGGATCCGCATGGTGTCCGCCGAAGGATGAAGGCTAATTTTGATAGATTACTAGAAATCTTTGATGGAATTATCGACAAGCGGATGCAACAAAGTTATTCGTCTTCTAATACTAGCGGCGATGTACTGGATTCACTTCTTATTCTCGCCGGAGAGAGGGATTCTGGTTTGACCATTTTTGATATAAAGCATATGCTTATG GACTATTTTATTGCGGGAACTGATACGAGCACGAGAACCCTAGAGTGGTCAATGGCGGAGTTGCTCCATAATCCAGAAAAACTTGCAAAACTAAAAAATGAGCTTAAAGAAGCAGAAGGCACACTTCAAGAATCCGACTTTTCAAAATTTCCTTATCTACAAGCAACAATTAAAGAAACCCTTCGACTGCATCCACCAGCCCCGTTCTTGATCCCACGTAAAGCTGAATCTGAAGCTGAGATTTGTGGCTTCAAGATACCAAAGAATGCCCAGATACTAGTAAATGTGTGGGCTATGGGAAGAGATGAAAACATATGGAAAAACGCAAATAAATTTGAGCCTGAAAGGTTTTTGGATAGCAAAATTGATGTGAAAGGGAAAGATTTCGAGTTGATTCCATTTGGAGGTGGGAGAAGGATATGCCCTGGATTGTCTTTGGCATATAGAATGTTGCACTTAATGTTGGCTTCTCTTATTCACTCGTTTGATTGGAAACTAGCAGATGGTGTTACACCAAAAGATATGAATATGAGCGAAGGTTTTGGCCTCACTTTACACAAGACTGAGCCTCTTCGAGCTGTACCTTATCACTAG